One window of Tachysurus vachellii isolate PV-2020 chromosome 21, HZAU_Pvac_v1, whole genome shotgun sequence genomic DNA carries:
- the LOC132837667 gene encoding oxysterol-binding protein-related protein 6-like: MVKMEPHSNSTPAAAAVEKSPLSAFKPSHSRSCSTGSSRQNSRDWEVMTDIQSNISLEKNSIPGICEGLLMKKRKYPLQGWHKRYFMLEKGILIYAKSHQDLMRGKNHGALDVSLAVMSVNKKSRRIDLDAGDNLLHLKAKSQEIFYIWMTKLTAHRVYKKNEALSLHHGVLQALSAGNSSSLSSMATLAQMNRDMRDTFQSPFQPAPSGSPSGSPSLSSSRVNNKVSAWLQQTQRADACQQELARCQLDLAELGRLIQMLHLLEADLSNPISNKDLEKRISMQNLTLEKPKKKVGKVWGHNRTMSHGMLPVSNQISKFSSSSGLGASLQSIPDYVYTQLSTPRCTSPEGKKLQQDIHVVSQRLHTCLKSIHEMLSLERERLTQAWTGPDLRQSTSDQLASLCTTLSELELQSHLTKVHSVSLSSDSSEESFCTVRQDQSCESRSRLSFAESMAEYFDAYEHVVSESLSENEASDESGLSDVTTSNSEPEEGQVELRMNYRTSVSTAPDVPSSVPKETGRRTVLPARCGDNSHIGILSILYNNIGKDLSRVSMPVALNEPLNFLQRVSEELEYAELLDIANHTDDPYERMVYMAVFSISGYAWASWRNRYKPFNPVLGETYESIREDRGFRYIAEQVSHHPPVSACHAESENFTFWQDQRWKNKFWGKSVEIISSGLVNVSLPRYGDHYQWNKAVTCIHNVFSQQRWLEHYGDVVIQNLKSDVCSCKMTFVKSRYGDGENKNEVQGVVLDQAGNVVHRFGGSWHEGIFCDTLSSPQCLWKPNPQPEDYFEYYGFSRYARELNELTPELKAVLPPTDTRFRPDQRLLENGKVAEADKRKDEVEEKQRERRKELSKRGEEHIPRFFRRTVDDSGREVWVSNATYWRIREDPGFTNTDNLELW; the protein is encoded by the exons ATGGTGAAGATGGAGCCTCACAGTAACAGTACTCCTGCTGCTGCGGCGGTGGAGAAATCTCCTCTCTCTGCGTTTAAACCCAGTCACTCTCGCAGCTGCAGCACCGGATCCTCTCGCCAG AACTCCAGAGACTGGGAGGTGATGACCGACATCCAGTCCAACATCAGTCTGGAGAAGAACAGCATCCCGGGGATTTGTGAAGGACTCCTGATGAAAAAGAGGAAGTATCCACTTCAGGGATGGCACAAG aGATACTTTATGCTGGAGAAGGGGATCCTCATATATGCTAAATCCCATCAGGAT CTGATGAGAGGGAAGAACCACGGTGCTCTGGACGTCAGCCTCGCTGTGATGTCCGTCAACAAGAAGTCCAGACGGATCGACCTGGACGCAGGAGACAACCTGCTTCACTTAAAG GCTAAAAGTCAGGAGATCTTCTACATCTGGATGACCAAACTGACTGCCCACCGTGTGTATAAGAAGAACGAGGCTCTGAGTCTCCATCATGGTGTTCTACAGGCTCTCTCAGCAGGAAACAGCAGCTCACTGTCCAGCATGGCCACGTTAGCTCAGATGAACAGAGACATGAGGGACACG TTCCAGAGTCCCTTCCAGCCTGCTCCGTCGGGTTCTCCGTCGGGTTCTCCGTCTCTCTCCTCATCACGTGTCAACAATAAAGTTTCTGCCTGGCTTCAGCAGACGCAGCGAGCTGACGCCTGCCAACAAG AACTGGCTCGCTGTCAGCTGGACCTGGCTGAACTCGGACGTCTTATCCAGATGTTGCACTTACTGGAGGCAGATCTGAGCAATCCGATCTCCAACAAGGACCTGGAGAAGAGGATCAGCATGCAG aATCTGACTCTGGAGAAGCCAAAGAAGAAGGTGGGGAAAGTTTGGGGTCACAATCGCACCATGTCACATGGGATG CTTCCTGTCAGTAATCAAATCAGCAAATTCTCCTCGTCCTCTGGTCTTGGTGCGTCTCTTCAGTCCATCCCAGATTATGTTTACACTCAGCTGTCTACGCCACGCTGCACCTCACCTGAGGGGAAGAAGCTCCAGCAGGACATTCATGTCGTGTCCCAGAGAC TCCACACATGTCTGAAATCCATCCACGAGATGTTGTCTTTGGAGCGTGAGCGTCTCACCCAGGCGTGGACCGGACCAGACCTGCGTCAGTCCACCTCAGACCAGCTGGCCTCTCTGTGCACCACTCTATCTGAG CTGGAGCTGCAGTCTCATCTTACTAAAGTCCACTCGGTGTCTCTGTCCTCCGATTCGTCTGAGGAGTCGTTCTGCACCGTGAGACAGGATCAG AGCTGTGAGTCACGCAGCCGCCTGTCCTTCGCCGAGTCCATGGCCGAGTATTTTGACGCGTACGAGCACGTCGTGTCTGAGAGCTTATCAGAAAACGAGGCTTCTGACGAATCTGGATTGAGCGACGTTACCACCAGCAACTCTGAGCCTGAAGAGGGACAAG tggAGTTGAGAATGAACTACAGGACGAGCGTGTCCACCGCCCCGGACGTTCCCTCCAGTGTCCCGAAGGAGACGGGCCGCCGCACGGTTCTTCCTGCTCGCTGCGGCGATAACAGCCACATCGGCATTCTCTCCATCCTCTACAACAACATCGGGAAAGACCTGTCTCGCGTCTCCATGCCCGTCGCCCTCAACGAGCCGCTCAACTTCCTGCAGCGCGTCAGTGAGGAGCTGGAGTACGCCGAACTGCTGGACATCGCCAACCACACCGATGACCCCTATGAGAGAATG gtttACATGGCAGTGTTCTCCATCTCAGGATATGCATGGGCCTCATGGAGGAATCGCTACAAGCCCTTTAACCCAGTGTTAGGAGAGACGTATGAGAGCATCAGAGAGGACCGCGGCTTCCGTTACATCGCTGAGCAG gttaGTCATCACCCTCCTGTGTCCGCTTGTCACGCAGAGTCCGAGAACTTCACCTTTTGGCAAG ATCAAAGATGGAAGAATAAATTCTGGGGCAAGTCTGTGGAGATCATCTCGTCTGGGCTGGTGAACGTCTCTCTGCCGAG ATACGGAGATCATTACCAGTGGAATAAAGCAGTGACCTGCATACACAATGTGTTCAGTCAGCAGCGGTGGCTCGAGCACTACGGTGACGTTGTGATCCAGAACCTGAAGAGTGACGTCTGCTCCTGCAAAATGACctttgtgaag TCTCGCTACGGcgatggagaaaataaaaacgaGGTCCAGGGTGTGGTTCTGGATCAGGCGGGAAATGTGGTGCATCGTTTCGGTGGCTCGTGGCATGAAGGCATCTTTTGTGACACACTATCTAGCCCACAATGCCTCTGGAAGCCCA ATCCTCAGCCTGAAGATTATTTTGAGTATTACGGGTTCTCTCGTTATGCCAGAGAACTAAACGAGCTCACACCTGAGCTGAAGGCTGTCCTGCCCCCTACAGACACGCGCTTCCGCCCGGACCagag ACTTCTCGAGAACGGAAAAGTGGCTGAAGCGGATAAGCGTAAGGACGAGGTGGAGGAGAAACAAAGGGAACGGAGGAAAGAGCTGTCtaagagaggagaggaacacATCCCTCGTTTCTTCAG gaGAACGGTGGACGACTCCGGCCGAGAGGTTTGGGTGTCTAACGCGACGTACTGGAGGATCAGAGAGGATCCCGGATTTACAAACACCGATAATCTGGAGTTGTGGTGA
- the 42sp43 gene encoding P43 5S RNA-binding protein-like codes for MSQQNSVDAAPRLQLFNCRHADCKATFTRKWRLEEHENKHTGARPHECPVDGCGRRFSGRSHLSRHALTHKGKLVRCCEPSCTKAFYSRDRMKKHVWHVHGDKVRFQCTFPGCVMTFPKRRLRKLHQVSHGETSGFRCLKVGCSATFRTHIARKAHEKTHRGYCCPHPQCPVVEHTWGKLLKHSSKHLPSHTCSTCKKTFVKRDALRRHKRTHALQKPVLLCPSDGCQAYFSTTFNLQHHIRKVHLKLLRHCCSFPGCDKAFAMRESLIRHLLHHDPDSAKPKRRQKRSNKSWQKRLEGRRRGSLVEDDLRRLFALRMRFSRRTKLEADLSGLFNERKIPHHVDPEVNLRDLFNIKPPQKVKG; via the exons atgagcCAGCAGAACTCCGTGGACGCTGCGCCGCGGCTTCAACTCTTTAACTGCAGGCACGCGGACTGCAAAGCGACGTTCACGCGCAAGTGGCGTCTCGAGGAACACGAGAACAAACACACTGGAGCG CGGCCACACGAGTGTCCTGTGGATGGATGCGGGCGCCGGTTCTCGGGCAGGTCTCACCTGAGCAggcacgcgctcacacacaaagGCAAACTCGTCAG ATGCTGTGAGCCGAGCTGCACTAAAGCCTTCTACAGCAGGGACAGGATGAAGAAACACGTCTGGCACGTGCACGGGGACAAGGTGCGCTTTCAG TGCACCTTTCCTGGCTGCGTGATGACGTTCCCGAAGCGGCGCTTGCGGAAGCTTCACCAGGTGTCTCATGGCGAGACGTCAGGCTTCAG GTGCTTGAAGGTCGGCTGCAGTGCGACGTTCAGGACTCACATCGCCCGAAAAGCTcatgagaaaacacacagag gttattGCTGTCCTCACCCACAGTGTCCTGTAGTGGAACACACCTGGGGCAAGTTACTGAAACACTCATCTAAACACCTCC cTTCACACACTTGCTCCACGTGTAAGAAGACGTTTGTGAAGCGTGACGCTCTGAGGAGACACAAGCGTACTCACGCTCTGCAGAAACCCGTGCTGTTGTGTCCCAGTGACGGCTGCCAGGCGTACTTCTCCACCACCTTCAACCTGCAGCACCACATCCGCAAAGTCCACCTGAAGCTGCTGCGCCACTGCTGCTCCTTCCCCGGCTGTGACAAAGCCTTCGCCATGAGG GAGAGTCTGATCCGTCACCTGCTGCATCATGACCCTGACTCTGCGAAACCCAAG aggAGGCAGAAGCGCAGCAATAAGAGTTGGCAGAAGCGTCTGGAGGGTCGGAGACGTGGTTCCCTGGTGGAAGATGACCTGCGGCGTCTCTTCGCTCTGCGTATGCGATTCTCTCGCCGCACCAAGCTGGAGGCCGACCTGTCAGGATTATTTAACGAGCGCAAAATCCCACACCACGTCGACCCCGAGGTCAACCTGCGTGACCTCTTCAACATCAAACCCCCTCAAAAGGTCAAAGGTTAA